In a single window of the Leisingera daeponensis DSM 23529 genome:
- the glpK gene encoding glycerol kinase GlpK, with translation MTYILAIDQGTTSTRAILFDAGMQVAGTAQQEFTQHYPQAGWVEHDPEEIWDTTVAVCRKVMADLDVSAADIAGIGITNQRETTVVWDKSSGRAIHNAIVWQDRRTAAICEQLREAGHADMVADRTGLLLDPYFSGTKVKWILDTVPGARDRAEAGDLLFGTVDSFLIWRLTGGASHVTDATNAARTLMYDIRKGRWSCTISDLLEVPQQMLPEVKDSAADFGTTDPEILGGPVPILGVAGDQQAATIGQACFQPGMMKSTYGTGCFALLNTGDEPVVSKNRMLTTIAYQLDGKPTYALEGSIFIAGAAVQWLRDGLGIIEQASDSGELALRADPGQDVILVPAFTGLGAPYWEPDCRGGMFGLTRNSGPAEFARAALQSVAYQTRDLYEAMRADWEDDSHHTVTLRVDGGMSASDWTMQSLSDILGAAVDRPVMQETTALGAAWLAGMRAGIYPDQTGFADTWKLDRQFAPLMQPAAREAAYGRWQRAVQAVIGV, from the coding sequence ATGACCTATATTCTGGCAATTGATCAGGGCACCACGTCGACCCGGGCAATCCTGTTTGATGCGGGAATGCAGGTCGCGGGCACCGCGCAGCAGGAGTTTACCCAGCATTACCCGCAGGCGGGCTGGGTGGAGCATGACCCGGAGGAGATCTGGGACACCACCGTCGCGGTCTGCCGCAAGGTGATGGCGGATCTGGATGTTTCGGCTGCGGATATCGCAGGCATCGGTATCACCAACCAGCGCGAAACCACGGTGGTCTGGGACAAGTCCAGCGGCAGGGCGATTCACAACGCCATCGTCTGGCAGGACCGCCGCACCGCCGCCATCTGCGAGCAGCTGCGCGAGGCGGGCCACGCGGACATGGTGGCCGACCGCACCGGGCTGCTGCTGGATCCCTATTTCTCCGGCACCAAGGTGAAATGGATCCTCGACACCGTGCCGGGCGCACGCGACCGGGCGGAGGCGGGGGATCTCCTGTTCGGCACCGTCGACAGCTTCCTGATCTGGCGCCTGACCGGCGGCGCCTCCCACGTGACGGATGCGACCAACGCGGCGCGCACTCTGATGTACGACATCCGCAAGGGCCGCTGGAGCTGCACCATCAGCGATCTGCTGGAAGTGCCGCAGCAGATGCTGCCGGAGGTGAAGGACAGCGCTGCAGATTTCGGCACCACCGATCCGGAGATCCTGGGCGGGCCGGTCCCGATCCTGGGGGTGGCGGGCGACCAGCAGGCGGCGACCATCGGCCAGGCCTGCTTCCAGCCGGGGATGATGAAATCCACCTACGGGACAGGCTGCTTTGCGCTGCTGAACACCGGGGATGAGCCGGTGGTGTCGAAGAACCGGATGCTGACCACCATCGCCTATCAGCTGGACGGCAAGCCGACCTATGCGCTGGAAGGCTCGATCTTCATCGCGGGTGCCGCGGTGCAATGGCTGCGCGACGGGCTGGGGATCATCGAACAGGCTTCGGACTCGGGCGAACTGGCGCTGCGCGCCGATCCGGGCCAGGACGTGATCCTGGTACCCGCCTTCACCGGCCTCGGCGCACCCTATTGGGAGCCGGACTGCCGCGGCGGCATGTTCGGCCTCACCCGCAACTCCGGCCCGGCGGAGTTTGCCCGCGCGGCGCTGCAAAGCGTCGCCTACCAGACCCGCGACCTCTATGAGGCGATGCGGGCGGACTGGGAGGACGACAGCCACCACACCGTGACCCTGCGCGTCGATGGCGGCATGAGCGCCAGCGACTGGACCATGCAGAGCCTGTCGGACATCCTGGGCGCCGCCGTCGACCGCCCGGTGATGCAGGAAACCACCGCGCTGGGCGCCGCCTGGCTGGCGGGGATGCGGGCCGGGATCTACCCGGACCAGACCGGCTTTGCCGACACCTGGAAGCTCGACCGCCAGTTCGCGCCGCTGATGCAGCCCGCCGCGCGCGAGGCCGCCTACGGGCGCTGGCAGCGTGCGGTGCAGGCCGTGATCGGCGTCTGA
- a CDS encoding flavin-dependent oxidoreductase: protein MSILIAGGGIAGLTLGLTLHQTGVPFRIFEAAQELKPMGVGINLQPNAVRELFDLGLEAELDAIGVKTRQLGFYSKLGKTIWEEPRGTGAGYAWPQYSVHRGALQMMLCRALAERAGADCIETGARAAGFENTGGGAALLLADGRRIEGGLVVGADGIHSALRAQMVPEEGAPVWNGRILWRATTRAPEFKGGAAMAMIGHDHLRLVAYPISAPDTDGRVTMNWIAEKSFDPSAPWRREDWNRPADISEFLPDFAGWQFDWIDVPALIRGAEAVYEYPMVDRDPLARWTHGNVTLMGDAAHPTYPVGSNGASQAIVDARVIGAKLLEHGISAAALEAYEADVRPVTTAVGLANRAGGGPDGVLQRVEDLCGGDFGDISEVIPQAELAAHAAKYKSIAGFSIGELNARPATIPAGARVS, encoded by the coding sequence ATGTCCATCCTCATCGCCGGCGGCGGCATTGCCGGGCTCACCCTGGGGCTGACCCTGCACCAGACCGGGGTGCCGTTCCGGATTTTCGAGGCGGCGCAGGAACTGAAGCCGATGGGGGTTGGCATCAACCTGCAGCCCAACGCGGTGCGCGAGCTGTTCGATCTGGGGCTGGAGGCGGAGCTGGACGCGATTGGCGTCAAAACCCGGCAGCTGGGATTTTACAGCAAGCTGGGCAAGACGATCTGGGAGGAGCCGCGCGGCACCGGCGCGGGCTATGCCTGGCCGCAGTATTCGGTGCACCGGGGGGCGTTGCAGATGATGCTCTGCCGCGCGCTGGCAGAGCGTGCCGGGGCGGATTGCATTGAAACCGGCGCGCGGGCGGCGGGGTTTGAGAACACGGGCGGCGGCGCGGCGCTGCTGCTGGCAGACGGGCGGCGGATCGAAGGCGGGCTGGTTGTGGGGGCGGATGGCATCCACTCTGCCCTGCGCGCGCAGATGGTGCCGGAGGAGGGCGCGCCGGTCTGGAACGGCCGCATCCTGTGGCGCGCCACCACCCGAGCGCCCGAATTCAAGGGCGGCGCTGCGATGGCAATGATCGGCCATGACCATCTGAGGCTGGTGGCCTATCCGATCTCGGCGCCGGACACGGACGGACGCGTCACGATGAACTGGATTGCGGAGAAGAGTTTCGACCCCTCCGCGCCCTGGCGGCGGGAGGACTGGAACCGGCCTGCGGACATTTCTGAATTCCTGCCGGATTTTGCGGGCTGGCAGTTCGACTGGATCGACGTCCCGGCCCTGATCCGCGGGGCAGAGGCGGTTTATGAATATCCGATGGTGGACCGCGATCCGCTGGCGCGCTGGACGCATGGCAACGTCACCCTGATGGGCGACGCGGCGCATCCGACCTATCCGGTAGGATCGAACGGCGCCAGCCAGGCGATTGTGGATGCGCGGGTGATCGGCGCCAAGCTGCTGGAGCACGGCATCAGCGCCGCCGCGCTTGAGGCCTATGAGGCGGACGTGCGCCCGGTGACCACGGCAGTGGGCCTGGCCAACCGCGCGGGCGGCGGGCCGGACGGGGTACTGCAACGGGTCGAGGACCTCTGCGGCGGAGACTTCGGGGACATCAGCGAAGTGATCCCGCAGGCGGAGCTGGCCGCCCATGCCGCCAAGTACAAATCCATTGCGGGCTTCTCCATCGGGGAACTGAATGCACGCCCTGCTACCATCCCGGCAGGTGCCCGCGTCAGTTAG
- the idi gene encoding isopentenyl-diphosphate Delta-isomerase, translating into MSHMIPAWVNGDLTPVDKLAAHERGLKHKAVSVFVVKGVEILMQRRAMGKYHTPGLWANTCCTHPMWEELPSACAVRRMQEELGITGLYPEFRHHLEYRADVGNGLVEHEAVDVFLAHAHRPLKVTPNPDEVMETRWVDYHDLLAEVSRHPERFTPWLKIYLHNYADVIFGPDLIIAGRR; encoded by the coding sequence ATGAGCCACATGATCCCCGCCTGGGTGAACGGCGATTTGACACCTGTTGACAAGCTCGCCGCGCATGAACGCGGGCTGAAGCACAAGGCGGTTTCCGTCTTTGTGGTGAAAGGCGTGGAAATCCTGATGCAGCGCCGGGCGATGGGCAAATACCACACGCCGGGCCTGTGGGCGAACACCTGCTGCACCCATCCGATGTGGGAGGAGCTGCCCTCGGCCTGCGCGGTGCGGCGGATGCAGGAGGAGCTGGGGATCACCGGTCTTTATCCGGAGTTCCGCCACCATCTGGAATACCGCGCCGATGTCGGCAACGGGCTGGTGGAGCATGAAGCGGTGGATGTGTTCCTGGCCCACGCCCACCGGCCGCTGAAGGTCACCCCGAACCCGGATGAGGTGATGGAGACCCGGTGGGTCGACTATCACGACCTGCTGGCGGAGGTGAGCCGCCATCCTGAACGCTTCACCCCCTGGCTGAAGATCTACCTGCACAATTATGCCGACGTGATCTTTGGCCCCGACCTGATCATCGCCGGACGGCGCTGA
- a CDS encoding c-type cytochrome gives MKPLVTAAIFGLLAAPAFAEGDPEAGEKGFNKCKSCHMVVSDDGDVIVKGGKTGPNLWGVAGRAAASMEDFKYSDDLTAAGEAGLVWDEEKFVAFTTDPKKFLQDETGNSKAKSKMSFRLKKGGEDIYAFLASHGPAAAEGAETEESAEAATE, from the coding sequence ATGAAACCTCTCGTCACTGCCGCCATTTTCGGCCTCCTCGCCGCCCCTGCCTTTGCCGAAGGCGACCCCGAAGCTGGCGAAAAGGGGTTCAACAAGTGCAAGTCCTGCCACATGGTCGTCTCCGATGACGGCGACGTGATCGTCAAGGGCGGCAAGACCGGCCCCAACCTGTGGGGCGTTGCCGGCCGCGCCGCGGCCAGCATGGAAGACTTCAAATACAGCGATGACCTGACCGCCGCAGGCGAAGCGGGCCTGGTCTGGGATGAAGAGAAATTCGTCGCCTTCACCACCGACCCCAAGAAGTTCCTGCAGGATGAAACCGGCAACTCCAAAGCCAAGTCGAAAATGTCCTTCCGCCTGAAAAAGGGCGGCGAAGACATCTATGCCTTCCTGGCCAGCCACGGCCCGGCCGCGGCAGAGGGTGCCGAAACTGAGGAAAGCGCGGAAGCGGCCACCGAATAA
- a CDS encoding P1 family peptidase yields MLPGPRNLITDVPGILVGNAQDTALKSGTTVLTADAPFTASVHVMGGAPGTRETDLLAPDKSVARIDALVLSGGSAFGLDACSGVMDALHGQGRGFPVGSARVPLVPGAILFDLLNGGEKAWHENPYRALGRAAFEAAAEDFELGTAGAGTGALTAMLKGGLGSASLVLESGVTVGALVAANPLGAVTTPGERHFWAAPFEIGDEFGGIGPDRAAGLGRSLRSRKIEAIQTLGGAPLPPERANTTIAIVATDAALSKAQCQRLAAAAHDGIGRAIVPAHAPGDGDLVFAASTGARVLADLDAELGTVCHAAALCLSRAIARAVFHARPAPGDLLPCWSAP; encoded by the coding sequence ATGCTCCCCGGCCCCAGAAACCTGATCACCGATGTGCCCGGCATCCTTGTTGGAAACGCTCAGGACACGGCGCTGAAATCCGGCACCACGGTGCTGACCGCGGACGCGCCCTTCACCGCCTCGGTCCACGTGATGGGCGGCGCGCCGGGCACGCGGGAGACGGATCTGCTGGCGCCGGACAAATCGGTCGCCAGGATCGACGCGCTGGTGCTGTCGGGCGGCTCTGCCTTCGGGCTGGACGCCTGTTCCGGCGTGATGGACGCGCTGCACGGCCAGGGCCGCGGTTTTCCGGTCGGGTCCGCGCGGGTGCCGCTGGTGCCGGGCGCGATCCTGTTTGATCTGCTGAACGGCGGGGAAAAGGCGTGGCACGAAAACCCTTACCGCGCCCTGGGCCGGGCGGCGTTTGAGGCGGCGGCGGAGGATTTCGAACTGGGCACAGCCGGCGCCGGCACCGGCGCGCTGACGGCGATGCTAAAGGGCGGACTGGGGTCTGCCTCGCTGGTGCTGGAGAGCGGCGTCACGGTGGGCGCGCTGGTGGCGGCCAATCCGCTGGGCGCTGTCACGACGCCGGGGGAGCGGCATTTCTGGGCTGCCCCGTTCGAGATCGGCGATGAATTCGGCGGCATCGGACCGGACCGGGCCGCCGGGCTGGGCCGCAGCCTGCGCAGCCGCAAGATCGAGGCGATCCAGACCCTGGGCGGCGCGCCGCTGCCGCCGGAGCGCGCCAATACCACCATTGCCATTGTCGCCACCGACGCGGCGCTGAGCAAGGCGCAGTGCCAGCGGCTGGCCGCCGCTGCCCATGACGGCATCGGCCGCGCCATCGTGCCGGCCCATGCCCCCGGCGACGGCGATCTGGTGTTTGCCGCCAGCACCGGCGCGCGGGTGCTGGCGGACCTGGATGCAGAACTCGGCACTGTCTGCCATGCCGCCGCCCTGTGCCTCAGCCGGGCCATCGCCCGCGCGGTCTTTCACGCGCGCCCGGCACCCGGAGACCTGCTGCCCTGCTGGTCAGCGCCTTGA
- a CDS encoding SDR family oxidoreductase has product MRLDGKTAIVTGGASGFGAGIVRKFLAEGARVMIADINGAAAEAMAAELGGDAIAQAADVSDGASVTAMAEAALAAFGHLDILVNNAGVTHLPAPLEEIREDDFDRVMGVNMKSVYLTARALVPHMKANKRGAILNVASTAGVSPRPNLNWYNASKGWMITATKTMAVELAPHGVRVNAINPVAGETPLLKSFMGEDTPEMRAKFLSTIPIGRFSTPEDMGNAACFLCSDEASMITGVAMEVDGGRCI; this is encoded by the coding sequence ATGCGGCTGGACGGAAAGACCGCCATTGTGACCGGCGGCGCCTCGGGCTTTGGCGCAGGCATCGTGCGCAAGTTCCTGGCGGAAGGCGCACGGGTGATGATCGCCGACATCAACGGCGCCGCGGCAGAAGCGATGGCGGCGGAACTGGGCGGCGATGCGATAGCGCAGGCGGCGGATGTCTCGGACGGCGCCTCGGTCACTGCGATGGCGGAGGCGGCGCTGGCGGCCTTCGGGCATCTCGACATCCTGGTGAACAATGCCGGCGTCACCCATCTGCCCGCGCCGCTGGAGGAGATCCGCGAGGACGACTTTGACCGGGTGATGGGCGTCAACATGAAATCGGTCTACCTGACCGCCCGCGCCCTGGTGCCGCATATGAAGGCTAACAAGCGCGGCGCGATCCTGAACGTGGCCTCCACCGCCGGCGTCTCGCCGCGCCCCAACCTCAACTGGTACAATGCCTCCAAGGGCTGGATGATCACCGCCACCAAGACCATGGCGGTGGAGCTGGCGCCGCATGGCGTGAGGGTGAACGCGATCAACCCGGTTGCCGGGGAAACGCCGCTGCTGAAATCCTTCATGGGCGAGGACACCCCGGAAATGCGCGCCAAGTTCCTGTCCACCATCCCGATCGGCCGCTTCTCAACGCCGGAGGACATGGGCAACGCGGCCTGTTTCCTGTGCTCGGACGAGGCCAGCATGATCACCGGCGTCGCAATGGAAGTGGACGGCGGGCGCTGCATCTAG
- the arfB gene encoding alternative ribosome rescue aminoacyl-tRNA hydrolase ArfB: protein MIRINDQISLQDWEMTESFIRASGPGGQNVNKVATAVELRFEAERSPSLTPAVKSRLKRLAGRRWTKDGAIILQCDETRSQQRNREIVRERLAELVRQALVAPKRRIATKPTRGSVRRRLDAKKQRGELKATRGKIDPD, encoded by the coding sequence ATGATCCGCATCAACGACCAAATCAGCCTGCAGGACTGGGAAATGACCGAGAGCTTCATCCGCGCCTCGGGCCCGGGCGGGCAGAATGTGAACAAGGTGGCGACCGCCGTGGAACTCCGGTTCGAGGCTGAACGCTCGCCTTCGCTGACGCCTGCGGTCAAATCGCGGCTGAAGCGGCTGGCCGGCCGCCGCTGGACCAAGGACGGCGCCATCATCCTGCAATGCGACGAGACCCGCTCGCAGCAAAGGAACCGCGAGATCGTGCGTGAGCGTCTGGCGGAGCTGGTGCGCCAGGCGCTGGTAGCGCCGAAGCGGCGGATTGCCACCAAACCCACCCGCGGCTCCGTCAGGCGGCGGCTGGACGCCAAGAAGCAGCGCGGCGAATTGAAAGCGACGCGCGGTAAAATCGACCCGGATTGA
- a CDS encoding queuosine precursor transporter — translation MTRSHIPGILAMAAVVVASNILVQFLFGQWLTWGAFTYPAAFLVTDVMNRVYGAAAARKVVAAGFVAGVICSLIGTRIMLQGDGFTYPAVTLRIALGSGLAFLTAQMLDVAVFSALREGKWWRAPLASTLIGSSVDTAIFFTLAFSAALSWLEPANDVSWAAEVLPLLGIGPETPLWVSLAVADWLVKLSLAVIALVPFRIIVRKLTAKTT, via the coding sequence ATGACCCGCTCGCATATCCCCGGCATTCTTGCCATGGCCGCCGTGGTGGTGGCCTCCAACATACTGGTGCAATTCCTGTTCGGCCAGTGGCTGACCTGGGGCGCCTTCACCTACCCGGCCGCCTTTCTTGTCACCGATGTGATGAACCGGGTCTACGGCGCCGCCGCCGCGCGCAAGGTCGTGGCTGCCGGCTTTGTCGCCGGGGTGATCTGCTCGCTCATCGGCACCCGGATCATGCTGCAGGGCGATGGCTTCACCTATCCGGCGGTGACCCTGCGCATCGCGCTTGGCTCCGGTCTTGCCTTCCTTACGGCGCAGATGCTGGATGTGGCCGTGTTCTCCGCCCTGCGCGAGGGCAAATGGTGGCGCGCGCCGCTGGCCTCCACCCTGATCGGCTCCTCCGTCGACACTGCGATTTTCTTCACCCTGGCGTTTTCGGCGGCGCTCAGCTGGCTGGAGCCGGCCAACGACGTATCCTGGGCCGCAGAGGTTCTGCCGCTGCTGGGCATTGGCCCCGAAACCCCCTTGTGGGTCTCGCTGGCCGTGGCCGATTGGCTGGTGAAACTGTCGCTGGCCGTGATCGCCCTTGTGCCCTTCCGCATCATCGTGCGTAAGCTTACCGCAAAGACCACATGA
- a CDS encoding esterase-like activity of phytase family protein, with amino-acid sequence MRRRSALKLILAFAAAAGLAAAAFAASRPAAAVTAKAQYLGSYTWTLKQPWFGGFSALKISAGGREMTVLSDRATLVTTSIQRKQGQISGVTARTAHGLRASTGKMLSGFAGDSEGLAIAPDGSRYISFEGAARVARYRRPEGRAKVLPRPAAFRKLPVNKSLETLAIDAHGDLYTLPEQAFDQNGQIPVWRWNGRRWSRPFSLPPSGGFLPVDADFGPDGRFYLLERDLTFLGFRSRLRRWDMTAAGPVNETVLLQTGPGTHDNLEGLSVWTDDTGRLRATMVSDDNFLPLQRTELVEYALPL; translated from the coding sequence ATGCGCCGCCGTTCTGCACTCAAACTGATCCTTGCGTTTGCCGCTGCCGCCGGGCTGGCGGCGGCGGCTTTTGCGGCCAGCCGCCCGGCCGCAGCCGTGACCGCCAAGGCGCAGTATCTGGGCAGCTACACCTGGACGCTGAAACAGCCCTGGTTCGGCGGCTTCTCCGCGCTGAAGATCAGCGCGGGCGGCCGCGAAATGACGGTGCTCAGCGACCGGGCCACGCTGGTGACAACCAGCATCCAGCGCAAGCAGGGGCAGATCTCCGGCGTGACCGCCCGCACCGCGCATGGGCTGCGCGCCTCCACCGGCAAGATGCTGAGCGGCTTTGCCGGCGACAGCGAGGGCCTGGCCATCGCGCCGGACGGCAGCCGTTACATCTCCTTTGAAGGCGCCGCGCGGGTCGCCCGCTACCGCCGCCCCGAGGGCCGCGCCAAGGTGCTGCCGCGGCCTGCGGCGTTCCGCAAGCTGCCGGTGAATAAGTCGCTGGAGACGCTGGCGATCGATGCCCACGGCGATCTCTACACGCTGCCGGAACAGGCCTTTGACCAGAACGGGCAGATCCCGGTCTGGCGCTGGAACGGCCGCCGCTGGTCGCGCCCCTTCAGCCTGCCGCCCTCAGGCGGCTTCCTGCCGGTGGATGCCGATTTCGGGCCTGACGGGCGCTTTTACCTGCTGGAGCGGGACCTGACCTTTCTGGGCTTCCGCAGCCGCCTGCGCCGCTGGGACATGACCGCTGCCGGGCCGGTGAACGAGACGGTCCTGCTGCAGACCGGCCCCGGCACCCACGACAATCTTGAGGGCCTGTCGGTCTGGACCGACGACACCGGGCGGCTGCGCGCCACCATGGTGTCCGACGACAATTTCCTGCCGCTGCAGCGCACGGAACTGGTGGAATACGCCCTGCCCCTCTGA
- the mepA gene encoding penicillin-insensitive murein endopeptidase, whose product MRLLFATCLAIAGLLSPASAQTPAKALFGAKPVASPHRPAPFGSYAKGCVAGAEQLPETGPTWQAMRLSRNRNWGHPAAIDFVKDLSRVAAKQRGWKGLYIGDISQPRGGPMLSGHSSHQIGLDIDIWMRPPDRLDLSRNARENISSISMRRANGAYVNSSWTRAHHEILKAAAQDKRVARIFVFPGAKVQMCNDEKGDRRWLRKIRPWWGHHYHFHVRLNCPRGARGCVDQAAPPKGDGCADAQQWVSNILNPQPAKPVDRNAPKPKPRRDYTLSDLPQQCAAVLHSN is encoded by the coding sequence TTGAGACTGTTATTTGCCACTTGTTTAGCGATTGCTGGTTTACTCAGTCCGGCAAGCGCACAGACCCCCGCCAAGGCCCTGTTCGGGGCCAAGCCGGTCGCCTCCCCGCACCGTCCGGCCCCCTTCGGCTCTTACGCCAAGGGCTGTGTTGCCGGCGCCGAGCAGCTGCCGGAAACCGGCCCCACCTGGCAGGCCATGCGGCTGAGCCGCAACCGCAACTGGGGGCACCCGGCGGCGATTGATTTCGTCAAGGACCTGAGCCGCGTGGCGGCGAAGCAGCGCGGCTGGAAGGGGCTTTATATCGGCGACATCAGCCAGCCGCGCGGCGGGCCGATGCTGTCGGGCCACAGCAGCCACCAGATCGGCCTGGACATCGACATCTGGATGCGCCCGCCGGACCGGCTGGATCTCAGCCGCAACGCGCGCGAGAACATCTCCTCGATCTCGATGCGACGGGCCAATGGCGCCTATGTGAACAGCAGCTGGACGCGGGCGCATCACGAGATCCTGAAGGCGGCCGCACAGGACAAGCGGGTGGCGCGGATCTTTGTGTTCCCCGGCGCCAAGGTGCAGATGTGCAACGACGAGAAGGGAGACCGCCGCTGGCTGCGCAAGATCCGGCCCTGGTGGGGGCACCATTACCATTTCCACGTGCGGCTGAACTGCCCCCGCGGCGCGCGCGGCTGTGTCGATCAGGCGGCCCCGCCCAAGGGGGACGGCTGCGCCGATGCGCAGCAGTGGGTCAGCAACATCCTGAACCCGCAGCCGGCGAAACCGGTTGACCGCAACGCGCCAAAGCCTAAACCTCGGCGGGACTACACCCTTTCGGACCTGCCCCAGCAATGCGCCGCCGTTCTGCACTCAAACTGA
- a CDS encoding MFS transporter, which produces MQQVSTRKRIWGWWFFDWASQPYQTLLVTFIFSPFFAAVAAEHFMGLGLDGEAAKAQAQTVWSMCLTVTGLIIGFGAPFLGALADITGRRLPWIMVFSLMYLIGAWGLWYMDPAGSNLWWMLISFGFGFIGAEFALIFVNAQLPTLASREDVGAISGSGFAFGYLGGVIALFIMLLLFVEQGSGKTLIGLSPALGLDAGAKEGTRAVGPFTAIWFAVFMIPYFLWVKDRGATGRKATPGKAWQMVVKLVSGLRRRLSLASYLGSSMLYRDALNGLYGFGGVYAKLVLGWEITQIGLFGIVAALAATLFSWLGGKADRQFGPKPVIIAAILVLSLVCLIIVSMSRTQVFGIALAEGSTLPDAVFFGCGVLIGGFGGILQAASRSLMVRHTSPSDATESFGLYGLSGRATAFLAPALIGLATTLTGSARLGITPVIGLFLIGLILLFWVHGEGDQG; this is translated from the coding sequence ATGCAGCAGGTGTCCACGCGCAAGCGGATCTGGGGGTGGTGGTTCTTCGATTGGGCCAGCCAGCCGTACCAGACACTGCTGGTCACCTTTATCTTCAGCCCGTTCTTTGCCGCCGTGGCCGCCGAGCACTTCATGGGGCTGGGCCTGGACGGCGAGGCCGCCAAGGCGCAGGCGCAAACCGTGTGGTCGATGTGCCTGACCGTGACCGGGCTGATCATCGGCTTCGGGGCGCCGTTCCTGGGCGCGCTGGCGGACATCACCGGGCGGCGCCTGCCCTGGATCATGGTGTTTTCGCTGATGTATCTGATCGGTGCCTGGGGCCTGTGGTACATGGACCCGGCGGGCAGCAACCTGTGGTGGATGCTGATCAGCTTCGGCTTCGGCTTCATCGGCGCCGAATTTGCCCTGATCTTTGTCAACGCCCAGCTGCCGACGCTGGCCAGCCGCGAGGATGTCGGCGCCATTTCCGGCTCGGGCTTTGCCTTTGGCTACCTCGGCGGGGTGATTGCGCTGTTCATCATGCTGCTTCTGTTCGTCGAGCAGGGCAGCGGCAAGACCCTGATCGGCCTCAGCCCGGCCCTGGGCCTGGATGCCGGGGCCAAGGAAGGCACCCGCGCCGTTGGACCCTTCACCGCGATCTGGTTTGCCGTCTTCATGATCCCCTATTTCCTGTGGGTGAAGGACCGCGGCGCGACCGGGCGCAAGGCGACGCCGGGCAAGGCCTGGCAGATGGTGGTCAAGCTGGTTTCCGGCCTGCGCCGGCGGCTGAGCCTGGCGAGCTACCTTGGCTCCTCGATGCTGTACCGCGATGCGCTGAACGGGCTGTACGGCTTTGGCGGCGTCTACGCCAAGCTGGTGCTGGGCTGGGAGATCACCCAGATCGGCCTGTTCGGGATCGTCGCCGCCCTTGCCGCCACCCTGTTCAGCTGGCTGGGCGGCAAGGCGGACCGGCAGTTCGGGCCGAAGCCGGTGATCATCGCCGCGATCCTGGTGCTGTCGCTGGTCTGCCTGATCATCGTCAGCATGTCACGCACCCAGGTCTTCGGCATCGCGCTGGCAGAAGGCTCCACCCTGCCGGACGCGGTGTTTTTCGGCTGCGGCGTGCTGATCGGCGGCTTCGGCGGCATCCTGCAGGCCGCCAGCCGCAGCCTGATGGTGCGCCACACCAGCCCCAGCGACGCGACCGAAAGCTTTGGCCTTTATGGCCTGTCTGGACGGGCCACAGCGTTTCTAGCCCCCGCGCTGATCGGCCTGGCGACCACGCTGACCGGCAGCGCCCGGCTGGGGATCACCCCCGTCATCGGGCTGTTTCTGATCGGACTGATACTGTTATTCTGGGTTCATGGAGAAGGAGATCAGGGTTGA
- a CDS encoding acyl-CoA thioesterase, protein MYPIFRLIKDTVLASRMERLPITGLHVSSHICWPWDLDMWMELNNGRTMTLYDLGRTMLAQRAGLIRCLREHRWGLTVAGSSVRYRRRIRGFEKFEMRSRTAGWDDKFIYVEQSMWKKNGDCASHVMLRTAVTDKNGIVPPAKVLAALGQTAEPSPELPDWIKDWCQADAGRPWPPMQDGLA, encoded by the coding sequence ATGTACCCGATATTCCGCCTGATCAAGGATACCGTTCTGGCCAGCCGGATGGAGCGGCTGCCGATCACCGGCCTGCATGTGTCCAGCCACATCTGCTGGCCCTGGGATCTGGACATGTGGATGGAGCTGAACAACGGCCGCACCATGACCCTGTACGATCTGGGCCGCACCATGCTGGCGCAGCGCGCCGGGCTGATCCGCTGCCTGCGCGAGCACCGCTGGGGGCTGACGGTGGCCGGGTCCTCGGTGCGCTACCGCCGCCGCATCCGCGGCTTCGAGAAGTTCGAGATGCGCAGCCGCACCGCGGGCTGGGATGATAAATTCATCTATGTCGAGCAATCCATGTGGAAGAAAAACGGCGACTGCGCCAGCCATGTGATGCTGCGCACCGCTGTGACGGACAAGAACGGCATTGTGCCGCCCGCCAAGGTGCTGGCGGCGCTGGGGCAGACTGCGGAACCCTCGCCCGAGCTGCCGGACTGGATCAAGGACTGGTGCCAGGCGGATGCGGGCCGGCCCTGGCCGCCGATGCAGGACGGGCTTGCCTAG